The following are from one region of the Arachis duranensis cultivar V14167 chromosome 10, aradu.V14167.gnm2.J7QH, whole genome shotgun sequence genome:
- the LOC107471364 gene encoding agamous-like MADS-box protein MADS2 isoform X1, with product MGRGRVELKRIENKINRQVTFAKRRNGLLKKAYELSVLCDAEVALIIFSNRGKLYEFCSSNSMLKTLERYQKCSYGAVEVNKPAKELEQNSYREYLKLKARFESLQRTQRNLLGEDLGPLGTKELEQLERQLDTSLRQVRSTKTQFMLDQLADLQNKEQILVEANRSLTMKLEEINSRNQYRQPWEAGEQSMQYGTQNAHSQGFFQPLECNPTLQIGPDYRYNPVASDQITATTQAQQVNGFVPGWML from the exons ATGGGAAGGGGAAGAGTGGAACTGAAAAGAATAGAGAACAAGATAAACAGGCAGGTGACGTTTGCAAAGAGGAGGAATGGACTTCTCAAGAAAGCTTATGAGCTTTCTGTTCTGTGTGATGCTGAAGTTGCTCTTATCATCTTCTCTAACCGCGGAAAGCTTTATGAGTTTTGTAGCAGCAATAG CATGCTCAAAACACTTGAAAGGTACCAAAAATGTAGCTATGGTGCGGTGGAAGTCAACAAACCTGCCAAAGAGCTTGAG CAGAACAGTTACCGTGAGTATCTAAAACTGAAAGCAAGATTTGAATCTCTTCAAAGGACTCAgag GAACCTTCTTGGTGAAGACTTAGGTCCATTAGGCACCAAAGAGCTTGAGCAGCTTGAGCGTCAACTTGATACATCTCTCAGGCAAGTCAGGTCTACTAAG ACTCAATTCATGCTGGATCAGTTAGCTGATCTGCAAAACAAG GAACAGATTCTGGTGGAAGCAAACAGATCTTTAACCATGAAG CTGGAGGAAATCAATTCAAGAAACCAGTATCGGCAACCGTGGGAGGCCGGCGAACAAAGCATGCAATATGGTACACAGAATGCTCACTCTCAAGGCTTTTTCCAGCCTCTGGAATGCAATCCCACATTGCAGATAGG TCCTGATTACAGGTACAACCCTGTAGCTTCAGATCAGATAACAGCTACAACTCAGGCTCAACAAGTGAATGGATTTGTTCCTGGATGGATGCTTTGA
- the LOC107471364 gene encoding agamous-like MADS-box protein MADS2 isoform X2 has translation MGRGRVELKRIENKINRQVTFAKRRNGLLKKAYELSVLCDAEVALIIFSNRGKLYEFCSSNSMLKTLERYQKCSYGAVEVNKPAKELENSYREYLKLKARFESLQRTQRNLLGEDLGPLGTKELEQLERQLDTSLRQVRSTKTQFMLDQLADLQNKEQILVEANRSLTMKLEEINSRNQYRQPWEAGEQSMQYGTQNAHSQGFFQPLECNPTLQIGPDYRYNPVASDQITATTQAQQVNGFVPGWML, from the exons ATGGGAAGGGGAAGAGTGGAACTGAAAAGAATAGAGAACAAGATAAACAGGCAGGTGACGTTTGCAAAGAGGAGGAATGGACTTCTCAAGAAAGCTTATGAGCTTTCTGTTCTGTGTGATGCTGAAGTTGCTCTTATCATCTTCTCTAACCGCGGAAAGCTTTATGAGTTTTGTAGCAGCAATAG CATGCTCAAAACACTTGAAAGGTACCAAAAATGTAGCTATGGTGCGGTGGAAGTCAACAAACCTGCCAAAGAGCTTGAG AACAGTTACCGTGAGTATCTAAAACTGAAAGCAAGATTTGAATCTCTTCAAAGGACTCAgag GAACCTTCTTGGTGAAGACTTAGGTCCATTAGGCACCAAAGAGCTTGAGCAGCTTGAGCGTCAACTTGATACATCTCTCAGGCAAGTCAGGTCTACTAAG ACTCAATTCATGCTGGATCAGTTAGCTGATCTGCAAAACAAG GAACAGATTCTGGTGGAAGCAAACAGATCTTTAACCATGAAG CTGGAGGAAATCAATTCAAGAAACCAGTATCGGCAACCGTGGGAGGCCGGCGAACAAAGCATGCAATATGGTACACAGAATGCTCACTCTCAAGGCTTTTTCCAGCCTCTGGAATGCAATCCCACATTGCAGATAGG TCCTGATTACAGGTACAACCCTGTAGCTTCAGATCAGATAACAGCTACAACTCAGGCTCAACAAGTGAATGGATTTGTTCCTGGATGGATGCTTTGA